A genomic segment from Moorena sp. SIOASIH encodes:
- a CDS encoding DNA-binding protein, whose translation MNKCVCTTEAASLLGISSRRLRQLLQDGRVRGAYKSGKFWIIPLFNHLPQIIKASRGPKGKWRKSRPPALAKINVNRNRIGSNKTKRPEERQPVISVKRSGNNLYGNQVEILGPCRIVYQPDNPLDCGARLWIETFSDIHFIGGSFPATA comes from the coding sequence ATGAACAAGTGCGTTTGTACTACTGAAGCAGCATCTCTGTTAGGAATATCTTCGAGACGATTGAGACAACTTCTCCAAGACGGTCGCGTCCGGGGTGCCTATAAAAGCGGCAAATTTTGGATTATTCCTCTGTTCAATCATTTACCCCAAATCATCAAGGCCAGCCGTGGCCCAAAGGGCAAGTGGCGTAAAAGTCGTCCTCCGGCTCTAGCTAAGATCAATGTCAATCGCAATCGCATTGGTAGCAACAAAACTAAACGTCCCGAAGAGCGTCAGCCAGTGATTTCAGTAAAACGAAGCGGCAACAATCTATACGGCAACCAGGTAGAAATTCTTGGTCCGTGTCGGATTGTCTATCAACCGGATAACCCTCTTGATTGTGGTGCTCGTCTGTGGATTGAAACCTTTAGTGATATTCACTTTATCGGTGGTAGTTTTCCGGCCACTGCCTAG
- a CDS encoding sulfite exporter TauE/SafE family protein: protein MVLDLLLVMTLGFLGSFGHCVGMCGPLTVAFSLSQQQEKSPKWLHQLGFHSLLNLGRIISYALVGAGLGGMGSVLIASGQLAGIGSGLRQAMAILTGLMLIWFGCVQLKPDWIPRLPLLHPLSQGIGHQRLTVAMTKLSGESQWWTPALLGGVWGLMPCGFLYAAQIKAAEMGNLWWGAATMLAFGLGTMPMMLGVGLSASRLSVSKRSQLFRLGGWVTLTIGILTLLRTDAMVDYTGHGALLLLMLALIARPISGLWAGLLRYRRALGVGAFVLAIAHTFHKLDHTLNWKLNALGFMLPQHQWGMLAGTVALVLITPAALTSFDYLQRALGKHWRRIHLLSIPALVLAAIHTVIIGSSYLGELAWTGNQQLRAVSLGIITLGVLLVRSRIVWSRLSLEKFYVPPKSW from the coding sequence ATGGTTTTAGATTTGCTGCTGGTCATGACCCTAGGGTTTCTGGGGAGTTTTGGTCATTGTGTGGGAATGTGTGGACCTCTGACAGTGGCGTTTTCTCTATCTCAGCAGCAGGAAAAATCTCCAAAGTGGCTGCATCAGCTGGGTTTTCATAGTCTACTGAACCTAGGACGAATAATTAGTTATGCTCTAGTGGGAGCTGGACTTGGGGGTATGGGTTCGGTCTTGATTGCCAGTGGTCAGTTGGCTGGGATTGGCAGTGGATTGCGCCAAGCCATGGCAATTCTGACTGGTTTAATGCTTATTTGGTTTGGCTGTGTGCAGCTTAAACCCGATTGGATTCCCCGTCTGCCCCTATTACACCCCCTATCTCAAGGGATTGGGCATCAACGGCTGACGGTGGCGATGACTAAATTGTCTGGGGAATCTCAGTGGTGGACACCAGCCCTTTTAGGAGGAGTCTGGGGTTTGATGCCTTGTGGATTCCTGTATGCTGCTCAGATTAAAGCAGCGGAAATGGGTAATCTCTGGTGGGGAGCAGCAACGATGCTGGCATTTGGACTGGGAACGATGCCCATGATGCTAGGAGTGGGTTTATCTGCATCTAGACTCAGTGTTAGCAAGCGCAGCCAGTTGTTTCGCCTAGGAGGCTGGGTTACCCTCACGATTGGTATTTTAACCCTTCTCCGTACCGATGCTATGGTGGATTACACCGGTCATGGGGCGCTGCTGTTACTGATGTTAGCTTTGATTGCTCGTCCGATTAGTGGTTTGTGGGCTGGGCTGTTACGCTATCGTCGGGCTTTAGGAGTGGGGGCATTTGTGTTGGCGATCGCTCATACATTTCATAAGCTCGACCATACCTTGAACTGGAAGTTAAATGCTCTGGGGTTTATGCTACCGCAGCATCAGTGGGGTATGTTAGCAGGAACTGTAGCCCTTGTGTTGATCACCCCAGCCGCTCTCACCAGTTTTGATTACTTACAGAGAGCTTTGGGCAAGCATTGGCGACGGATTCATTTATTGAGTATCCCTGCTTTAGTCCTAGCTGCAATTCATACCGTGATCATTGGTTCGAGCTACCTTGGAGAGTTAGCTTGGACTGGAAACCAGCAACTAAGAGCTGTTAGTTTGGGAATAATTACCTTAGGAGTATTGCTAGTGCGATCGCGTATTGTTTGGTCACGGTTGTCCCTGGAAAAGTTCTACGTTCCCCCCAAATCTTGGTAA
- a CDS encoding YggT family protein codes for MATELLTSTLQSFIQIYLVLLIVRILLTWFQTMDWANQVASVLSPITDPYLNIFRSFIPPLGGIDFSPILAIFLLQIVAGLF; via the coding sequence ATGGCTACAGAACTGTTGACCAGTACTCTCCAGAGCTTTATCCAAATCTATCTAGTTCTATTAATTGTCCGAATTCTGTTAACTTGGTTTCAAACAATGGATTGGGCGAATCAGGTCGCTTCTGTCTTAAGTCCAATTACTGACCCTTACCTGAATATTTTCCGTTCCTTCATTCCACCCCTTGGAGGTATAGATTTTTCCCCCATACTGGCGATTTTCCTTCTACAAATTGTAGCTGGGCTGTTTTAG
- the upp gene encoding uracil phosphoribosyltransferase → MTLQLRVYVPPHPLVKHWLGVARDASTPPPLFKSAMTELGRWLTYEAMRDWLPNEELTVQTPLAPCKVTMVNPEVPIVVVPILRAGLALLDGAQTLLPLASVYHLGLVRNEESLQANCYLNTLPNQFDPNTRVLVLDPMLATGGTMMLAMSELKKRGATPDLTRIISVVAAPPALQKLGADYPSLTIYTGMIDEEVNGKGYIVPGLGDAGDRAFGT, encoded by the coding sequence ATGACTCTCCAACTACGTGTCTATGTTCCACCCCATCCCCTAGTTAAGCACTGGCTAGGGGTTGCCCGTGATGCCTCGACACCACCTCCATTGTTCAAAAGCGCTATGACCGAGTTGGGACGCTGGTTGACCTATGAAGCAATGCGGGATTGGTTGCCGAATGAAGAACTAACAGTGCAAACTCCCCTAGCTCCGTGCAAGGTAACTATGGTGAATCCAGAAGTGCCCATAGTAGTTGTGCCAATTTTGCGGGCTGGACTAGCCCTATTAGATGGAGCCCAAACTTTGCTGCCATTGGCATCGGTTTATCACCTTGGTCTGGTCAGAAATGAGGAAAGCTTACAAGCCAATTGTTACCTGAATACCTTACCCAATCAGTTTGACCCAAATACACGAGTCCTAGTTCTCGACCCGATGCTGGCTACTGGTGGGACAATGATGTTGGCAATGTCAGAACTTAAAAAACGAGGAGCAACACCAGACTTAACAAGGATTATTAGCGTGGTAGCAGCACCACCAGCCTTACAAAAGTTGGGGGCAGATTATCCTAGTTTGACCATCTACACTGGCATGATTGATGAGGAAGTCAATGGTAAGGGATATATAGTACCAGGCTTGGGTGATGCAGGCGATCGCGCTTTTGGAACTTGA
- a CDS encoding transposase — MITQIPKGYQEWFRVVMRKMPHLSKSQAVGLAMGRFFGIAITQSCGLSTVAVFLAEIQHRSENNVREQLRQWYKEKSHKYGRKRQEIEVSESFAFLLLWILSWWSSDQKSLVLAADASTLGKRFTVLVISVVYRGCGIPVAWKIVGATEKGSWQPYWHQLLNQVKQGIPDDWFVIVTTDRGLYAKWFYQGIVANGWHPLMRINAQGYYQPSQVLGDQPPSKLPLSGLITEVGQHWSGRVRCFRSNCVDCTLLARWDHGYADPWLMLTDLSPQQAQIYWYSMRSWIECLFKDIKRGGFGWHHTKMTDPKRAERQW, encoded by the coding sequence ATGATCACACAGATTCCGAAAGGGTATCAAGAATGGTTCAGAGTAGTGATGAGGAAGATGCCTCATCTGAGCAAATCTCAGGCAGTGGGATTAGCAATGGGTCGCTTTTTTGGTATTGCCATCACTCAAAGTTGTGGATTATCAACAGTAGCCGTATTTTTAGCAGAAATCCAACATCGATCAGAAAACAATGTCAGAGAGCAGTTAAGGCAATGGTACAAGGAAAAAAGTCACAAATATGGCAGAAAGCGACAAGAAATAGAAGTCAGTGAAAGCTTTGCCTTCTTATTGTTGTGGATATTAAGTTGGTGGTCATCCGATCAAAAAAGCCTGGTGCTGGCTGCAGATGCATCCACATTGGGTAAGCGTTTTACAGTCTTGGTAATTAGTGTGGTCTACCGTGGCTGTGGAATACCTGTAGCTTGGAAAATTGTGGGTGCAACCGAAAAAGGGAGTTGGCAACCTTACTGGCATCAGCTGTTAAATCAGGTCAAACAGGGGATCCCGGATGATTGGTTTGTGATAGTCACCACAGACCGAGGGTTGTATGCTAAATGGTTTTATCAAGGGATTGTGGCTAATGGCTGGCATCCTTTGATGCGGATTAATGCTCAAGGATATTACCAACCATCCCAGGTTTTGGGTGACCAACCCCCATCGAAATTACCTCTGTCTGGGCTAATCACTGAGGTTGGTCAGCATTGGAGTGGTCGAGTCAGATGTTTCCGAAGCAACTGTGTCGATTGCACTCTCTTAGCTCGCTGGGATCACGGTTATGCTGACCCTTGGTTAATGTTAACGGATTTGAGTCCACAACAGGCTCAAATCTACTGGTATAGTATGCGTAGCTGGATTGAATGCTTGTTCAAAGACATTAAGCGTGGTGGTTTTGGTTGGCATCACACCAAAATGACTGACCCCAAACGTGCCGAAAGACAATGGTAA
- the crtH gene encoding carotenoid isomerase codes for MTAGSQPCPSSNQSHTISNQSVFDTIVIGSGIGGLVTATQLAAKGASVLVLESYIIPGGSSGYFEREGYRFDVGASMIFGFGTKGTTNLLTRALEAVNVSLETIPDPVQIHYHLPGGLELKVHRDYENFLQELTAHFPDQRQGIRKFYDECWKVFNCLNAMELLSLEELGYLTRVFFQHPLACLGLVKYLPQNVGDIARKYISDLELLKFIDMECYCWSVVPADKTPMINAGMVFSDRHYGGINYPVGGVGKIAQKLVEGLEKAGGQILYKARVGKILLEKGKAVGVQLVNGKEYRAKRIVSNATRWDTFEKLLPADQMPVAERKWQQRYQKSPGFLSLHLGVKADVLPPGTECHHIVLEDWEKMEDAEGTIFVSIPTLLDPNLAPEGYHVFHTFTPSWMEDWQGLSPSEYENKKEEAAGGLIERLETIFPGLDAGLDYMEVGTPRSHRRFLNRMDGTYGPIPSRKLMGLLGMPFNRTAIPGLYCVGDSTFPGQGLNAVAFSGFACAHRIAVDLGF; via the coding sequence ATGACTGCTGGATCCCAACCTTGCCCATCAAGCAATCAATCCCATACCATTTCCAATCAATCGGTATTTGATACTATTGTGATTGGCTCTGGTATTGGGGGGCTAGTCACCGCAACTCAGTTGGCAGCTAAGGGAGCGAGTGTGCTGGTGCTAGAAAGCTATATCATTCCTGGTGGTAGTTCGGGTTACTTCGAGCGAGAGGGGTACCGCTTTGATGTTGGAGCATCAATGATTTTTGGGTTTGGCACCAAGGGGACAACCAATCTACTTACCCGAGCTCTTGAGGCTGTCAATGTCAGTCTGGAAACAATTCCAGATCCAGTACAGATTCACTATCATCTCCCTGGTGGTCTAGAGCTAAAAGTCCACCGAGACTATGAGAATTTTTTGCAAGAACTTACGGCTCACTTCCCTGACCAACGCCAAGGAATTCGCAAATTTTACGATGAATGCTGGAAGGTCTTTAATTGCCTAAATGCCATGGAGTTACTGTCCTTGGAAGAACTCGGCTATTTGACCAGAGTATTTTTCCAGCATCCCTTGGCTTGTTTGGGTTTAGTGAAGTACCTTCCCCAAAATGTGGGAGACATTGCTCGCAAGTATATTAGCGACCTCGAGTTGCTAAAATTTATAGACATGGAATGTTATTGCTGGTCTGTGGTACCTGCTGACAAAACACCGATGATTAATGCTGGGATGGTGTTTTCTGACCGACATTACGGTGGGATTAATTATCCGGTAGGAGGTGTAGGAAAAATCGCCCAAAAACTAGTGGAGGGATTGGAGAAAGCTGGAGGTCAGATTCTTTATAAAGCTCGAGTGGGGAAAATTCTGCTGGAAAAGGGCAAGGCAGTGGGTGTCCAGCTAGTGAATGGTAAAGAGTATCGAGCAAAACGAATTGTTTCCAATGCTACCCGTTGGGATACATTTGAGAAATTGCTGCCAGCTGACCAGATGCCAGTAGCTGAGCGGAAATGGCAACAGCGTTATCAGAAATCACCGGGTTTTTTGAGTTTACATTTAGGGGTAAAGGCAGATGTTTTACCACCTGGTACAGAGTGTCACCATATTGTCCTAGAAGACTGGGAAAAAATGGAGGATGCGGAGGGGACTATTTTTGTTTCGATTCCTACTTTGCTTGATCCCAATTTAGCGCCAGAAGGCTATCATGTTTTCCACACGTTTACCCCGAGCTGGATGGAAGATTGGCAAGGATTATCCCCTAGTGAGTACGAAAATAAGAAGGAAGAGGCAGCTGGAGGCTTAATTGAGCGACTGGAGACGATTTTTCCTGGCTTAGATGCTGGATTGGATTACATGGAGGTGGGCACACCACGCAGTCATCGACGATTTTTGAACCGTATGGATGGAACCTATGGGCCAATTCCCAGCCGCAAGTTAATGGGATTGTTGGGAATGCCGTTTAATCGCACTGCGATTCCAGGGCTTTATTGTGTTGGGGATAGCACCTTTCCGGGGCAGGGTTTAAATGCAGTAGCGTTTTCGGGATTTGCTTGTGCTCACCGTATTGCTGTGGATTTGGGATTCTAG
- a CDS encoding HD domain-containing protein produces the protein MATFTQTPQLSTRFEAALVYTTRLHANQVRKGSGVPYISHLLSVAALVLEDGGDENEAIAALLHDAIEDQGGAKTREEIRQRFGEKVVSIVDGCTEYETLPKPPWKERKLNYLEKIRLASPEVRRVSLADKLHNIRSLLADCHREGEQVWQKFTGGKEGTLWFYQSLLKVYQEKPSDFLTQELARLISQLEVIANRE, from the coding sequence ATGGCTACCTTTACCCAAACTCCACAACTATCAACTCGTTTTGAAGCAGCTTTAGTTTATACCACGCGATTACATGCTAACCAAGTCAGGAAAGGCAGCGGTGTTCCCTATATCAGTCACCTGCTGAGTGTAGCAGCTTTAGTCTTAGAAGATGGTGGGGATGAAAATGAAGCGATCGCGGCATTACTCCATGATGCTATTGAAGACCAAGGAGGTGCCAAAACTCGTGAAGAAATTCGCCAACGTTTTGGTGAAAAAGTCGTCAGTATTGTCGATGGGTGTACTGAATATGAAACCCTTCCTAAACCTCCCTGGAAAGAACGGAAACTCAACTATCTTGAAAAAATACGTTTGGCTTCTCCAGAAGTTCGGCGCGTTTCTTTAGCTGATAAACTCCACAATATTCGTTCACTTCTTGCTGATTGCCACAGAGAAGGGGAACAAGTTTGGCAAAAGTTTACAGGTGGTAAAGAGGGAACCCTTTGGTTTTATCAGAGCTTACTCAAAGTTTATCAGGAAAAACCTTCGGATTTTTTGACCCAGGAATTGGCCAGATTAATTTCTCAACTAGAAGTTATTGCCAATAGGGAATAG
- a CDS encoding TIGR03985 family CRISPR-associated protein → MSLRRKLLAHIDQYPDAAYYTLRYRQNDNNVIMRLRAWGSKVEVLFPRELRQSMKQDIEQTWQLYQHPLDSLTSLSYKGDKTHD, encoded by the coding sequence CTGTCATTACGTCGAAAACTACTAGCACACATTGACCAGTATCCAGATGCAGCTTACTATACCCTTCGCTATCGCCAAAATGACAATAATGTTATCATGCGACTACGAGCTTGGGGCTCCAAAGTAGAAGTGCTATTTCCTAGGGAGTTGCGACAGAGCATGAAACAGGATATTGAACAAACCTGGCAACTCTATCAACACCCTTTAGATTCATTGACAAGCCTCTCATATAAAGGAGACAAGACCCATGATTAA
- a CDS encoding type III-B CRISPR-associated protein Cas10/Cmr2: MSRNCYTVITFSPVQSFIDKSRKLRDLYGSSYILSFLSWIICQAAEKQSYKVVYPALPNVVQGMPNQIVIAGNLSEADINKIEDYFNQAWKCLLDSCR, from the coding sequence ATGAGTAGAAACTGTTATACAGTAATTACGTTTTCTCCCGTACAAAGCTTTATTGATAAATCGCGCAAATTACGGGATTTGTATGGGAGTTCCTATATTCTGTCTTTTTTGTCTTGGATTATCTGTCAGGCAGCTGAAAAACAAAGTTATAAGGTTGTTTATCCTGCACTCCCTAATGTTGTTCAAGGAATGCCCAATCAAATTGTCATCGCCGGAAATTTGTCTGAGGCAGATATCAACAAAATCGAAGATTATTTCAACCAAGCTTGGAAATGTCTGCTTGATAGCTGTCGATAA
- a CDS encoding Hsp20/alpha crystallin family protein: MAITRSEHLPDLESVHRELNRRLTHFMNSSEGGFPGMTFMPYAEIEETPKAVYLRLEIPGMEAKDLDVKLTEDSISISGERKSAARTKAIGMVRSELRYGKFKRVIPIPAKINRNQVEAEYHNGMLKLTLPKG; this comes from the coding sequence ATGGCTATTACTCGTTCGGAACATCTGCCAGATCTAGAAAGTGTGCATCGGGAACTGAACCGCCGACTCACCCATTTCATGAATAGCAGCGAGGGAGGATTTCCAGGGATGACGTTTATGCCCTATGCAGAGATCGAGGAAACTCCTAAAGCGGTTTACCTGAGACTAGAAATTCCAGGCATGGAAGCCAAAGACCTTGATGTTAAACTCACCGAAGACTCTATTTCCATCAGTGGCGAGCGCAAATCAGCAGCTAGGACTAAAGCAATAGGTATGGTACGCTCGGAACTACGCTATGGGAAATTCAAACGGGTTATTCCAATACCAGCCAAGATTAACAGAAATCAGGTTGAAGCTGAATATCACAACGGTATGCTGAAACTCACCCTGCCTAAAGGGTAA
- a CDS encoding DUF2470 domain-containing protein, giving the protein MSDPFSPEVSDRICKHMNDDHADAVALYAQTFGNSPDTEEAEMASIDAQGMTIITKVKGESSTVRITFDHVLKDSEDAHYTLIDMIKQARQSVTKLKG; this is encoded by the coding sequence ATGTCTGACCCATTTTCTCCTGAGGTAAGCGATCGCATTTGTAAGCACATGAACGATGATCATGCTGATGCTGTGGCACTGTATGCTCAGACTTTCGGTAATTCCCCGGATACAGAAGAAGCAGAAATGGCTTCAATTGATGCTCAAGGCATGACTATCATCACAAAAGTCAAGGGGGAGTCTTCCACTGTGCGCATCACGTTTGATCATGTACTTAAAGATTCTGAAGATGCTCACTACACCTTAATTGACATGATCAAACAGGCAAGGCAGTCAGTAACCAAGCTGAAGGGGTGA